One genomic window of Glycine soja cultivar W05 chromosome 9, ASM419377v2, whole genome shotgun sequence includes the following:
- the LOC114366918 gene encoding pectinesterase inhibitor 7-like, whose protein sequence is MKPTFLLSLLFFTFTLSHLTPPATAGDRYVSGDNSGDADFIRASCNATLYPDLCFSSLSRYAAAVQSSHAALARVAVAVALAKAHGAAAYLSHQTAAASDDDSGAGSALHDCFSNLEDAVDEIRGSLKQMRRLKPAGAGNSDSSSVRFGLSNVLTWMSAALTDEETCTDGFEGVEEGPVKTSVCDRVTRVKKFTSNALALVNGFANNL, encoded by the coding sequence ATGAAACCCACTTTCCTCCTTTCTCTCTTATTCTTCACATTCACACTCTCCCATCTCACCCCACCCGCCACCGCCGGTGACCGTTACGTTTCCGGCGACAATTCCGGCGATGCCGACTTCATCCGCGCGAGCTGCAACGCGACCCTGTACCCCGACCTCTGCTTCTCCTCCCTCTCCCGCTACGCCGCCGCCGTGCAGAGCAGCCACGCCGCCCTAGCACGCGTCGCCGTCGCCGTGGCCCTCGCCAAGGCCCACGGCGCCGCGGCCTACCTCTCGCACCAGACCGCGGCGGCCAGCGACGACGACTCCGGCGCCGGCTCCGCCCTGCACGACTGCTTCTCGAACCTCGAGGACGCTGTGGACGAGATCCGTGGCTCTCTTAAGCAGATGCGCCGGCTCAAACCAGCCGGAGCCGGAAACTCTGACTCCAGCTCCGTCCGGTTTGGGCTCAGCAACGTGCTGACGTGGATGAGCGCCGCGCTCACTGACGAGGAAACGTGTACTGACGGATTCGAGGGTGTAGAGGAAGGTCCCGTGAAGACGAGCGTATGCGATCGCGTCACTAGGGTCAAGAAGTTCACCAGCAATGCCTTGGCGCTGGTTAACGGTTTCGCTAATAACTTATAG